One window of the Cryptococcus gattii WM276 chromosome E, complete sequence genome contains the following:
- a CDS encoding Superoxide dismutase copper chaperone, putative (Similar to TIGR gene model, INSD accession AAW43648.1): MRDETAECCSGVERYDIDLENKRVTIIGKTPPSRLLTALKSTNRQVIVRGTSSSANANFPIQAAVAIMESPLPLPVSLASTSNPVLAGLPGGSPKPLPGMNEEEHSQKVFGICRFVQIAPKTVLMDLTVRLPPPSRVGLGTAQGAQDTKYNVYIASTGNLVNPPVTTGKPYFSLGSIAPDKDGYGDMFKEVDGELWEWIGRGCVVQAASEAAPSITQLVAKEAAPGSEQNEATIGRIFAGVVARSAGAWGNDKTVCACSGRTMWEEGREMEGKKF, encoded by the exons ATGAGAGATGAGACGGCTGAATGTTGCTCAGGAGTTGAAAGATATGACATTGACCTGGAAAATAAACGAGTCACAATTATTGGCAAGA CCCCCCCATCGCGTTTGCTTACAGCCCTCAAGTCCACTAATCGCCAAGTAATCGTTCGAGGCACTTCCTCATCTGCCAATGCCAACTTCCCTATCCAAGCAGCGGTTGCCATCATGGAGTCTCCTCTACCTCTTCCCGTATCCTTGGCATCCACATCCAACCCTGTTCTAGCCGGTCTTCCCGGAGGCTCCCCCAAACCGCTTCCCGGCAtgaatgaagaagaacaCTCGCAAAAAGTCTTCGGGATCTGCCGATTTGTTCAGATTGCTCCCAAGACGGTACTTATGGATTTGACTGttcgtcttcctcctccatcgCGGGTTGGGTTGGGTACAGCGCAGGGTGCGCAAGATACAAAGTATAACGTATACATCGCATCAACCGGCAATCTCGTCAACCCTCCTGTCACCACTGGCAAGCCATATTTCTCTTTGGGGTCCATCGCTCCAGACAAGGACGGCTATGGCGATATGTTCAAAGAGGTTGATGGCGAATTATGGGAGTGGATTGGTAGAGGATGCGTGGTGCAAGCGGCTAGCGAAGCGGCCCCTTCGATTACGCAGCTTGTGGCAAAGGAGGCTGCCCCGGGCTCCGAACAAAATGAAGCGACAATAGGGAGAATATTCGCTGGTGTTGTTGCACGAAGTGCAGGAGCATGGGGGAACGACAAGACTGTCTGTGCTTGTAGCGGCAGGACCATGTGGGAGGAAGGGCGTGAGATGGAGGGCAAGAAATTTTGA
- a CDS encoding Hypothetical protein (Similar to SGTC gene model, INSD accession EAL20894.1; CNBE2550): MAPPHHPLRRISTGSLSSLARSTDKNTSSPSGLEFLQPAMTDLADEAATLSANTSQMTTLHEALGTFNEAFAAYLYALKMNAFCVEWPEKKTEPAPPPPNPSVPLDQSKS, from the exons ATGGCCCCGCCCCATCACCCCCTTCGAAGAATATCGACGGGCTCCCTCTCGTCCTTGGCCCGTTCGACAGACAAAAAtacatcttctccttcagGCCTCGAGTTCCTCCAACCGGCAATGACAGACCTTGCCGATGAAGCGGCCACTTTGTCAGCTAATACGAGTCAGATGACGACATTACATGAAGCTCTAGGAACATTCAACGAGGCGTTTGCAGCATATCTTTATGCACTGAAGATGAATGCTTTTTGCGTGGAATGGCCCGAG AAAAAAACAGAACCGgcccctcctccaccaAACCCATCAGTTCCGCTCGATCAGAGTAAGAGCTAG
- a CDS encoding uncharacterized protein (Similar to TIGR gene model, INSD accession AAW43650.1) — MASNDPLDLIKSSLQSSNPPQLLTAASEPAPSLALAAYLSFTSTANPINLPKDTPTRYTSKPGSTSEFYNIGQLYLAWVERDSGVRDYLIKGQAGGVGYVAITDRRPAVDYLLGKGDGEGRIAAKGEEGAKQQPAGDSAASATAEALPSALVPSTEAGPSRVFAQAKRKYEVDVVDREFCRKLRSEEIELRDRNSVLRSSAGGKANNFEAFQRNVMHEKIKTLRTSFEKGGKQPAAAAASQSDLNRTKKARSTNPIIVISSSPTSLITMWNVKKFLEQGVFEPSETVRQREASQGNIKAEDMIPVIRKRSGPHGDVTSKYYIVDSADALQKFGQDAWDRVVCVVTTGQTWQFKPYKWDDPKVLFQNVKGIYFQWGNDPVNPTVKDWNVTEMKIDRNKRHTDRQVVADFWRILDNAKRR, encoded by the exons ATGGCGTCCAACGACCCATTGGATCTCATAAAATCATCCTTACAGTCTTCAAATCCCCCTCAACTTCTCACAGCCGCTTCAGAGCCAGCACCAAGTCTCGCTCTCGCGGCCTATCTTTCCTTCACTTCAACTGCAAACCCTATCAACCTCCCCAAAGACACACCTACTCGATACACTTCAAAACCCGGCTCCACTTCAGAATTTTATAATATCGGCCAGCTTTACCTCGCATGGGTTGAGAGGGACAGCGGTGTCAGAGATTATTTGATAAAAGGTCAGGCTGGTGGTGTTGGTTATGTTGCAATCACCGATAGGAGACCTGCGGTTGATTACTTGCTGGGAAAGGGAGACGGAGAAGGAAGGATTGCCGCAAAGGGGGAGGAAGGTGCCA AGCAGCAGCCAGCAGGGGATTCCGCAGCGTCGGCAACGGCTGAAGCATTACCTTCAGCACTGGTGCCATCGACAGAGGCAGGTCCATCGAGGGTGTTTGCCCAAGCGAAACGAAAGTACGAAGTGGATGTTGTTGACCGCGAGTTTTGTAGAAAG TTGAGATCAGAAGAGATTGAGCTTCGAGACCGGAATAGTGTTCTTCGGTCCTCCGCTGGGGGTAAAGCCAAC AACTTTGAAGCCTTCCAAAGAAATGTTATGCACGAAAAAATTAAGACCTTGCGGACTTCCTTTGAGAAAGGTGGGAAGCAGCCCGCTGCAGCTGCTGCTTCACAATCTG ATCTGAACCGGACTAAAAAGGCGCGTTCTACCAATCCCATCATTGtcatttcttcttcacccaCCAGTCTCATCACCATGTGGAATGTCAAAAAGTTCTTGGAACAAGGAGT TTTCGAACCTTCGGAAACAGTTAGACAAAGAGAAGCGTCCCAAGGTAATATCAAAGCAGAAGACATGATACCTGTGATCAGGAAACGTTCAGGTCCCCACGGTGATGTGACTAGCAAGTATTATATCGTGGATAGTGCGGACGCACTGCAGAAATTCGGCCAGGATGCTTG GGACCGGGTGGTATGCGTAGTGACCACAGGACAAACATGGCAGTTCAAACCTTACAAATGGGATGATCCGAAGGTGCTATTCCAAAATG TCAAAGGTATCTATTTCCAGTGGGGCAATGATCCAGTCAATCCAACCGTCAAAGATTGGAATGTTACGGAAATGAAG ATTGACCGAAACAAGAGACATACGGATAGACAGGTAGTCGCGGACTTCTGGAGGATCTTGGACAATGCTAAACGACGCTAG
- a CDS encoding uncharacterized protein (Similar to TIGR gene model, INSD accession AAW43912.1), whose translation MDNEGTELVEAYGEAGTGKSCLLYQCIHEQFKENSSHTIGVEFSSKTLRIGDKNIKLQLWDTAGQERFRSVTRSYYRGAAGAILVYDITSRQSFVNLSRWLTDCRALASAHLVVVLVGNKLDKEEDREVEYAEGSRWAQENGLLFIEVSSLTGKNVSTPFFLAGRTILSAIDAGTLDPDSAGSGVSYGERQLRAVGSQSRLGAAFGNSVKRKRRRDSVSIRDMVGGQRCSC comes from the exons ATGGACAACGAAGGCACAGAACTAGTGGAAGCTTATG GTGAAGCAGGGACTGGCAAATCATGCCTCCTGTACCAGTGTATCCATGAACAAT TCAAAGAAAATTCATCTCATACTATAGGGGTGGAATTCTCCAGCAAGACTCTGAGAATAGGGGATAAAAATATAAAACTACAG CTTTGGGATACGGCTGGCCAAGAAAGATTCCGATCCGTTACTAGATCATATTACC GAGGAGCAGCGGGCGCTATCCTTGTGTATGACATTACTTC TCGACAATCTTTCGTTAACCTAAGTCGTTGGCTCACCGACTGTCGAGCCCTCGCATCCGCCCATTTAGTAGTGGTCTTGGTTGGCAACAAGTTAGATAAGGAGGAAGATCGGGAAGTCGAGTATGCCGAGGGTTCAAGATGGGCTCAAGAAAATG gcctcctcttcatcgAAGTTTCCTCACTTACCGGTAAAAATGTCTCCACGCCTTTCTTCCTCGCCGGCCGCACCATTCTCTCAGCTATAGATGCTGGGACATTGGATCCTGATTCAGCCGGTTCGGGAGTAAGCTACGGGGAACGACAACTGCGGGCGGTTGGAAGTCAATCAAGACTAGGTGCTGCCTTTGGCAATTCAGTGAAGCGaaagcgaagaagagatagCGTAAGCATCAGGGATATGGTAGGGGGGCAAAGATGTAGCTGTTAA